The Cellulomonas oligotrophica sequence CGCCGGCGTCGGCGGCGGCAACTTCGCGTCGTCGATGGCGAACATCTCGTTCTTCTACCCCGAGCGGGAGAAGGGCCGGGCCCTGGGCCTGAACGCCGCGGGCGGCAACATCGGCACCGCCGCCGTGCAGCTCGCCGTGCCGCTCGTCATCGTCGCGGGGGCCGGCCTGCAGCTCGAGCGCGCGGGGCTGATGTTCGTGCCGCTGGCCCTCGTCGCCGCCGTGCTCGCGTGGCGGTTCATGGACAACCTGTCGAACGCGAAGGCCGACCCCCGCTCCTACGGCGCCGCGGCACGGGCACGGCACACGTGGATCATCTCGTTCGTCTACATCGGCACGTTCGGCTCGTTCATCGGCTTCTCCGGGGCCTTCCCGACGCTGCTGAAGAACCAGTTCCCCGAGGTCACGCTGTCGATCGCGTTCCTCGGCGCCCTCGTCGGGTCCGTCGCCCGACCGGCCGGCGGCGCCCTGGCCGACCGGTTCGGCGGTGCGCGCGTCACCGTCGCCTCGTTCGCGGTGATGGCCGCCGGCACGGTCTCGGCGATCTTCGCGCTCCGGTCCGGCGCGTTCGGGCTCTTCTTCGGCTCGTTCCTCGTGCTCTTCATGGCGACGGGCGCCGGCAACGGCTCGGTCTACCGCATGATCCCCGCGGTGTTCCGGTTCGGTGCCACCGACGACGCGGACCGCGGGCGCCGCGCCAAGGCCGCGGCCGGGTGCATCGGCATCGCCGGTGCCGTCGGCGCGGTCGGCGGCTTCCTCATCCCGCGCGGGTTCGCCGTCTCCACGACCGCGACCGGCACCATCGAGTCCGCGCTCTGGGTGATCGTGGCCCTCTACGCGGTCATGGCGACCACCACGTGGGCCGTGTACGGCCGCCGCGGGTCGTCCTTCGGGACGACGGTCATCTGAGCCCGGTGGCCCGCGTGACCACGGCACCCCACGTGCGGCACGACCCGACCACGGAGGCACAGTGAGCGCCGTCACGGCCGCCCAGGACGAGCGCACGGGGACGACCCAGGTCGCCACCGTGTGCTCGTACTGCGGCGTGGGGTGCGGCATCGTCCTCGACGTCGAGACGGGCGACGCGGGTCCGCGGGTGCGCCGGGCCAGCGGCGACCGCTCCCACCCCTCGAACGCCGGCCGGCTGTGCACCAAGGGCGCGACCAGCGTCGACGTCATCACCGCCACCGGCCGGCTCAGCACCGCTCTGGTCCGTCCTGAGCGCGGGGCCGAGCCCGTCGCGACGCCCGTCGACGACGCGGTCGCCACCGTCGCCCGCCGGCTGCGCGCGATCGTCGACGAGCACGGCCCCGACGCCGTCGCGCTGTACGTGTCCGGGCAGATGAGCATCGAGGCCCAGTACCTGGCCAACAAGCTCGCCAAGGGGTACCTGCGGACCAACCAGATCGAGTCGAACTCCCGCCTGTGCATGGCCAGCGCCGGCACCGGGTACAAGCTCTCGCTCGGCGCGGACGGGCCGCCCGGCTCCTACGAGGACCTCGACCACGCCGACGTGTTCCTCGTCATCGGCGCGAACATGGCCGACTGCCACCCGATCCTGTGGCTGCGGCTGCTGGACCGCGTCAAGGCCGGTGCGAAGCTCGTCGTCGTCGACCCGCGCCGCACCGCGACCGCCGACAAGGCCGACCTGTTCCTCCAGGTCCGGCCCGGGTCGGACCTGGCCCTGCTCAACGGGCTGCTGCACCTGCTCGTCGAGGCCGGCGCCGTCGACGAGGAGTTCGTCGCCGAGCACACGCGGGGCTGGGAGCAGATGCCCGGCTTCGTCGCGGACTACCCGCCCGACGTCGTCGAGGCGCTCACGGGCGTGCCGGCCGACGACCTGC is a genomic window containing:
- a CDS encoding MFS transporter; this translates as MTQTTSTSADAPPPSTTTDTTSATTTTTTGTTGGLTVRRGRWIDGWDPENAEQWESAGRAIARRNLVMSIFAEFLGFAVWALWSIVVPQLPAAGFDLTADQMFWLIAVPSLVGATLRIPYTFAVPVFGGRNWTVISALLLLAPAGALAWAVQRPDLSFGVLLAVAALAGVGGGNFASSMANISFFYPEREKGRALGLNAAGGNIGTAAVQLAVPLVIVAGAGLQLERAGLMFVPLALVAAVLAWRFMDNLSNAKADPRSYGAAARARHTWIISFVYIGTFGSFIGFSGAFPTLLKNQFPEVTLSIAFLGALVGSVARPAGGALADRFGGARVTVASFAVMAAGTVSAIFALRSGAFGLFFGSFLVLFMATGAGNGSVYRMIPAVFRFGATDDADRGRRAKAAAGCIGIAGAVGAVGGFLIPRGFAVSTTATGTIESALWVIVALYAVMATTTWAVYGRRGSSFGTTVI